In a genomic window of Weissella tructae:
- the rnjA gene encoding ribonuclease J1, protein MNKSELAIRPDEVAVYALGGLGEVGKNTYGVQYGDEIIIIDAGVKFPEDELLGIDYVIPDYTFLKENRDKIKALVITHGHEDHIGAIHFFLDAVNVPVYAGPLAMALIRNKLDERNMLRDVTLNEIDEDTILEFEHMSVEFFRTTHSIPDTFGVAVKTPVGTIVETGDFKFDLTPTTNQLPNLQKMARIGSEGVLLMMSDSTNAEKDEFSKSERWVGKTINKLFDEIEGRIIFATFASNMSRVQMAVESALSHGRKIAVFGRSMESAVKNGMELGYLDIPNEMLIDAHEINKLPPNEVLILSTGSQGEPMAALARIANGTHKQIKIQPDDTVIFSSSPIPGNTSSVNRVINELEEAGATVIHGKINNIHASGHGGQEEQKLMLSLIKPKYFMPVHGEYRMLKVHEGLAHDVGVDPDNTFVLDNGDVLALTADSARVADHFPAEDTYVDGNGIGDIGAAVLRDRKMLSQDGLVVVVATIDLKNQEITAGPDILSRGFIYMRESEELINEGRKEIFHALLGAMREPNASEHSLRNAVVSHLQRFMFEKTHRRPLILPMFIMINRD, encoded by the coding sequence ATGAATAAATCAGAACTTGCCATTCGTCCTGACGAAGTGGCCGTCTATGCCCTGGGAGGCTTAGGCGAAGTTGGGAAAAACACTTACGGTGTTCAATATGGTGATGAAATCATTATTATTGATGCCGGAGTTAAGTTTCCTGAAGACGAGTTATTGGGAATTGACTATGTTATTCCTGATTACACTTTTCTAAAGGAAAATCGTGACAAGATTAAGGCGTTAGTTATTACGCACGGTCACGAAGACCACATCGGTGCTATCCACTTCTTCTTGGATGCTGTTAACGTTCCTGTCTACGCCGGACCATTAGCCATGGCTTTGATTCGTAACAAGTTGGACGAACGTAACATGTTGCGTGATGTGACGTTGAACGAAATCGATGAAGACACTATTCTTGAATTTGAACATATGTCTGTTGAGTTCTTCCGTACAACACACTCTATTCCAGACACATTTGGTGTTGCCGTTAAAACACCTGTTGGAACAATCGTTGAGACTGGTGACTTTAAGTTTGACTTGACCCCTACGACGAACCAATTGCCTAATCTACAAAAGATGGCGCGTATCGGTTCTGAAGGTGTCTTGTTGATGATGTCAGATTCAACAAACGCTGAAAAAGACGAATTTTCAAAGTCTGAACGATGGGTTGGGAAAACCATCAACAAGCTATTTGATGAAATTGAAGGTCGTATTATCTTTGCTACTTTCGCATCAAACATGTCTCGTGTTCAAATGGCTGTTGAATCAGCCCTATCACACGGTCGTAAGATTGCTGTGTTCGGTCGTTCAATGGAAAGTGCCGTTAAGAACGGTATGGAATTAGGATATCTTGATATCCCTAATGAAATGCTGATTGATGCACACGAAATTAACAAGTTACCACCAAATGAAGTCTTGATTTTGTCTACTGGATCTCAAGGTGAACCAATGGCTGCGCTAGCACGTATCGCTAACGGAACACACAAGCAAATCAAGATTCAACCTGATGATACTGTTATCTTCTCTAGCTCTCCTATTCCTGGAAACACTAGTTCAGTGAACCGTGTTATCAACGAATTAGAAGAAGCTGGTGCAACAGTTATCCACGGAAAAATCAATAACATTCACGCTTCTGGTCACGGTGGACAAGAAGAACAAAAGTTAATGTTGTCATTGATTAAGCCAAAGTACTTCATGCCTGTCCACGGTGAATACCGTATGTTGAAGGTCCATGAAGGTTTGGCTCATGATGTAGGTGTTGATCCAGATAACACATTCGTATTGGACAATGGAGATGTCTTAGCGCTAACAGCAGACTCTGCTCGTGTAGCTGATCACTTCCCTGCTGAAGATACGTATGTCGACGGTAATGGAATTGGTGACATTGGTGCAGCTGTCTTGCGTGATCGTAAGATGTTGTCACAAGATGGTCTTGTCGTTGTTGTTGCAACAATCGACCTAAAGAACCAAGAAATCACTGCTGGTCCTGATATCTTGTCTCGTGGATTTATCTACATGCGTGAATCAGAAGAACTAATCAATGAAGGTCGCAAGGAAATCTTCCATGCTTTGCTCGGCGCAATGCGCGAACCAAACGCAAGCGAACATAGCCTACGTAATGCCGTTGTTTCACACTTACAACGCTTTATGTTTGAAAAGACACACCGTCGTCCTTTGATCTTGCCAATGTTCATCATGATTAATCGCGATTAA
- a CDS encoding DNA-directed RNA polymerase subunit epsilon: protein MIFKVYYQETKTQNPKREETQSMYVDAADLATVRVQVESETTHHIEHIEQLSEKALAYEQQSPNFKLMEF from the coding sequence ATGATTTTCAAAGTATATTATCAAGAAACAAAGACTCAAAACCCAAAGCGTGAAGAAACACAATCTATGTATGTTGACGCTGCTGACCTAGCAACAGTACGTGTGCAAGTTGAATCAGAAACAACACACCACATTGAACACATCGAACAACTTTCAGAAAAGGCACTTGCTTACGAACAACAAAGCCCCAACTTTAAGTTGATGGAGTTTTAA
- the def gene encoding peptide deformylase, producing the protein MYLMKDIVRDGDPVLRQQAAPVSFPLSEEDETISENLIEYLIASQDPDESEELGLRPGVGIAAPQVGISKQMTAILIPNDDFDEEQEESDENDPYVFAGVIYNPVITRQSVKQTALATGEGCLSVDEDIPGFVERSQRITVRYQDEEGDTYELKLNDYPAIVFQHEIDHLHGTLFYDHIDKSQPWERNERTKYIG; encoded by the coding sequence ATGTATTTGATGAAAGATATTGTCCGTGATGGAGACCCTGTATTGCGCCAACAAGCCGCGCCAGTAAGTTTTCCACTTTCGGAAGAAGATGAAACAATTAGTGAAAATCTGATTGAATATTTGATTGCTAGTCAAGATCCTGACGAATCAGAAGAATTAGGTCTACGACCAGGTGTTGGAATTGCCGCACCACAAGTAGGTATTTCAAAGCAAATGACAGCGATTTTGATTCCAAATGATGACTTCGATGAAGAGCAAGAAGAATCAGATGAAAATGATCCGTATGTTTTTGCGGGGGTTATCTACAACCCAGTGATTACACGTCAATCAGTTAAACAAACAGCATTGGCAACGGGTGAAGGTTGTTTGTCTGTTGACGAAGACATTCCAGGATTTGTTGAACGTTCACAACGTATTACTGTGCGTTACCAAGATGAAGAAGGTGACACATACGAATTGAAGTTGAACGATTACCCAGCGATTGTCTTCCAACACGAGATTGATCATTTGCATGGAACATTGTTCTATGACCATATTGACAAGTCTCAACCTTGGGAACGTAATGAACGTACGAAGTACATCGGGTAA
- a CDS encoding UPF0223 family protein produces MADKNFNYPFLSGWSTDDVIKVSRLYTLVSDAYEKNVNREQLLAAYDDFKTVVPSKSEEKQLDRSFGQVSGYSIYRTVQTARNLTFKTFKMEP; encoded by the coding sequence ATGGCTGATAAAAACTTTAATTATCCATTCTTATCAGGTTGGTCAACGGATGACGTTATCAAAGTAAGTCGTCTATACACATTAGTGTCTGACGCGTATGAAAAAAATGTGAATCGTGAACAACTATTAGCTGCCTATGATGATTTTAAGACGGTTGTACCGTCAAAATCAGAAGAAAAGCAATTAGATCGTAGCTTTGGTCAAGTATCAGGGTATTCAATCTATCGTACGGTTCAAACAGCACGTAATTTAACATTTAAGACGTTTAAAATGGAGCCTTAA